The Montipora capricornis isolate CH-2021 chromosome 6, ASM3666992v2, whole genome shotgun sequence genome has a window encoding:
- the LOC138050321 gene encoding uncharacterized protein: MMRPDLYRLASVMLCSIFIAMPETFSEDSSKKKLIENYPETEKMVGVFRRELTRSGYSELSRNGSSLDSILCRLRRLKGWDRWRAMAEKLHSLSPQLSTASRKNETVQLNLGKDSQIESLPRASKISSAGCICGFVSFKCCKKRKRQIMHKKSNPLAQKLRDVMSENRRLEQFGGLEDQ; this comes from the exons ATGATGCGACCGGATCTTTATCGGTTGGCTTCAGTTATGTTATGTTCGATTTTCATAGCAATGCCCGAAACCTTTTCGGAAGACTCAAGCAAGAAAAAGCTCATTGAAAATTACCCTGAGACAGAGAAGATGGTTGGCGTTTTTAGACGGGAACTAACACGTTCTGGCTATTCAGAGCTTTCTCGTAATGGATCTAGTTTAGATTCGATTCTTTGCCGACTGAGGAGATTAAAAGGCTGGGACAGATGGAGAGCAATGGCCGAAAAG CTTCATTCCTTATCACCCCAGCTTTCTACTGCTTCGCGGAAGAATGAAACTGTACAACTAAATCTTGGTAAAGATTCCCAAATTGAGTCCTTACCTCGGGCGTCTAAAATATCTAGTGCTGGCTGTATATGCGGAttcgtttctttcaagtgctgCAAGAAGAGAAAACGACAGATAATGCACAAG AAAAGCAACCCTCTCGCTCAAAAGCTAAGAGACGTGATGTCAGAGAACAGACGGTTAGAACAGTTTGGAGGCTTGGAGGACCAGTAA